The DNA region TTAGGATGGAATATTAGACTGgtgttaattataaaataatacaaactgcataattaattatactttatttcatttcctaACTGCTGTGGATCAGAGATTTTTCAAATGGCTTCCTAATTGCagaaatattctgtatatattaCCCCTGGGAACTTAAATTATCATCCTTTGAAAATGGGACCTCTTTGAAAGTCAAGTTGGATAACTGGGCACAGTTGGAGAAGGTACGTTAGCAATCATTTACACTTTTAATTGTTAAGCTGTTTGTTTTAAAGTGTGCCATCCCAATTTCCTGGGTCTCTACTTTTATGTATGTGACTGTGTGATACTGAGTTGGCAGCTGGCGCCCATGTATCACAAAGTTTATTAAATTCCAACTGTTTATGTCATGAGTCACCTATGAAACTGAGCATAATCTCTTCCGTAAGCATGATATATGCTGATTGGTTTTCCTGCTGAATAGCATCTTTTAATAAGCAAAGCatcaaacacaaaaaattagctgatagGTAAATAAAAGGGCAATTAAAGTGGATTTATAGTACTTGGAAATTTTTATAGAATTgcttatgataaaaatattttctttctactatTAAAGTTCCtggcaagaaaaaaatttaaattaccaaAAGAGCTAATCTATGGAACAATTCATTGTAAAGTGGGAGTACCTGAAATACTGATACAAGAGGTCTACACTTTATTAACACATCGAGagtaagttctttgaaatttCCTAGTAATGCAATTTAACATGAAACTTTTGATAATGTAAATCTCATTACTAAAATGTTGCTTGtcaacagtattttattttttatttccagaattaAAAGTATCCAGGATGACTTTGTGAATTTCACAGACTATAGTTACCAGATGCGTTTACCCCTGGTTTCCAGGTCTACACTTTCAAAGTCTATTAAAGATAACATTAGATTATCAGAATTACTAAGCAATCCCAACATGCTGAGCAACGAACTTAAAGTAGAGTTCCTCACTGTTTTACATGTGTTACAAAGAAAATTAGGCAGAAAATTGAATCCAGGTAAGTTTTCCTTGGAAACAGCTGAGTTCTTCCAAGTTCTGTCAGGCTATTCTTGAGCACAGATGAAAGAAATGTCTTCTGTAATTGGTTTAAAGGGAAATTACTTCTTTAATGCTAGCAGTGGAATGATTTATTTGCATTGGAGTGGTTTTTAATTCAATCTTTTTGATGAAGGCATAGGTTAACATAGTACACAGAcacttctttttagaaaaaagtatATGTGTATGAAAAACTCATGTAAACTTGCACAGGAAATAAGTTCACATGTCAAGTAACTAAGGAGTTTGAGAGTTAATCAGGTCATGCATCCCTTGGGAAAAGCCTGGATTACCAGGATTCACTGTGGATGCTGTCTACGGTGTGAAGAATGTTAACCTTTCCATAGTGGGCTTGTTGGGATGTAGATGGTAGAGCAGATTGGGGAGATCGTGGCAACTTTCCAGAGGTATCACTGAAATCATCCTGTAAGTACCCAAACAGAGCATTTGCCATCTGCATTTGCCAGAATCACTGGCAGGTGGCAAAGTAATTGAACTTTCActctatctttttttgtttttctagcagTTACTCAGGATACCACTAATATATTGAAATCTTAGGTAAGATTTGATTGTCTGGAATCAAGAGACCACATCATTTCTGTGGCACCCAAACATTTGGGAAAAGTAGCAGATACAGGTCATGAGGATTTCTCTCCCCTGTGAACTTCGTCTGAAGAAAACCATTTTCTGTCTGATTTCTAGCAAGAGAGGAGAGCACCAATTTTAACATCTCCTAAAATTGTGAGATGGATATGTTAGATTTTGTCCTCCCTTactccatccatccttccatctcttatattttgttttctctttcttgatatTTCTCATCTCTGGCTCTACTCATGAATTCATGAATAAAGACATAATTCGGGTTATTAATAAGGAGAGTTTTATATTGAAACATTTTGCATGttttcaaacattaaaatttttctgtgaTATTTATCACACATGCATGTATTTACTATACAATTTAAAGAAGACTAATAACGATGAAAACACATTTGCATATCCCTATGCAGGTTAAGAAATAGAGCATCACTAGAGCCTTTACTTTCCGCTTTGTGAATTCAGACTGCATTTGCAACATTCCCCTCCAAGAGTAACTACCGTCCTGCTGCCTTTGTTTATAATTTCcttgatttaaaaatctatacatACTACCTAtatattcttctttatttcatttacctatacatactatttatatattatttttcatttcattcatatgtatttttaactttggttGATTTTATGAAACTTTGTAATAGGCAGAATGAGTCCCCATGCTATCCATGTTCTAATCCCTGAAACCTGGGAATATGTAACTTTACATGGCAAAACAGACCCTGAAGATGTAATTAAAGTTATAGACCTTAAGATAGGGACTGCATGCTGGCTTATTCAGGCAGACCTGACTTAATCACACAAATCTTTAGAAGCAGAGATCTTTCTTCAACTGGAATCAGACAGATGCTGCAGAAGGAGAAGTAAGAGGTCTGGAGTGTGATAGGGTCTCAACCTGCTATTGCTGCAGGGATGACATAGAAAGCATGAGAAGGTACCTGGCGCAGCTTCCAGGAGCAAAGAATGACCCTGGGCTGCCAGCCAGGCTAAAAACAGGGTCCTCAGTCCTGCAAACATCAGAAATTGCATTCTGCCAACAAGCTGAGCGAGCCTGGAAGATTCACCCCCAGAACTTGcagaaaggaatgcagccctgccaatACCTTGCTTTCAGCCTTGTGAGACTCTAAATACAGGACCCAGACTTCTATACTGTGAGATAAAAATGGTTGTTTTTTAAGTCATgatatttgtggtaatttgttatggcaggaATGAAAATTGAATACAAGCTTCACAGTTAACACTGTTCCCATAATGAGATTGtaaatgtggccgggcgcggtggctcacgcctataatcccagcactttgggcggccgaggcaggtggatcacgaggtcaagagattgagaccatcttggtcaacaaggtgaaaccccatctctactaaaaatacaaaaattagctgggcatggtggtgcgcgcctgtagtcccagcaactcggggggctgaggcaggagaattgcttgaacccagaaggcggaggttgcagtgagccgagatcgtgccattgcactccagtctgggtaacaacagcgaaactccatctcaaaaaaaaaaaaaaaagattataaatgtaTCCTCCTATGTTTAAATTGATTAAAGTGAAAACTTTTAAGGTTTAAATTGATTAAAGTGAAAACATTTAAGCTCTTATTTCATCTGCAATCCATATGAAGAAACAATTGTCTCagctccatatatatatatatatatatatatagttgttgttgttgttattgttgctttttaaaaattattatactttaggctgggcgcagtggctcatgcctgtaatcccagcactttgggaggccgaggcaggtggatcacgaagtcaggagattgagaccatcctggccaacatggtaaaaccctgtctctatatagaaaaataaaattattatactttaagttctggggtacatgtggagaacatgcaagtttgttacataggtatacatgtgccatgatgatttgctgcatccatcaccctgttatctacgttaggtatttctcctaatgtgattcctcccctgtcctcccaccccctgacaggccctggtgtatgatgttcccctccctgtgtccatgtgttctcattgttcaacttccatttatgagtaagaacatgtggtgtttgattttctgttcttgtgtcagtttgctgagaatgatggtttccagcttcaaccctgtccttgcaaaggacatgaactcatccttttttatgtcaGCTCCATATTTTGAGTAGTCTATTCTCTCCCCACTAATTTGTGATGCCCTCTCATGTTTcagtatttgtgtatgtatgggTCTGTTTCTGAGCCTTCTATTCAACTTCGTCTACATGTGTATCACTGAGCATCTTGTCTTaattattagttattttatttatttttttgagatggcgtcttgcacggtcacctaggctggagtgtagtggcatgatcttggcttactgcaacctccacctcctgggttcacacgattcttctgcctcagactcccaagtagccaggagcacatcaccacacctggctaattttttgtatttttagtagagatggtgttttactatgttggccagactggtcttgaactactgacctcgtgatctaccagcctcggcctcccaaagtgctgggattacaggcgttagccataGCGTCCAGCCCTTGTCTTGATTATTATTGCTTTATCATTGTTGATACTTTGTAAAGTCCTAAAATTTGTTGTTCTATGAcgttttctgttgctgtttcaTTTACAGCAAGTTTTATTATGAATGTATTAATACTGCCCAttgttatatatgtattcatatctAACATactattttgaggttttttttctttttctgtttcttgttttcatcttacctatcttttcttcttttggactaaataattttttctaattttgaacattttaaatctcGACTCTTTTTAGTATTAATCTATAAATTTTAGCATGCTATTTCTCTCAGTCTAAAGTTAGTATCTTTACTCTCTTCCTGAAACTACAAGGACCTTAGAACACTGGCACTGATCCCTCCCTGCCATCCTTCACCTCCCTTCAGTTTTCTTGTCTAGCATTTCAGTTCTGCCCAGTTATATTTTAACACCACAAATCAGACATCATTAGCTTCACTTTTCTGTTTAAAAGTCTATCTTTGCAGAAAACTAACCTGTATCTCTGTTGTCTTTTGAATACATTTTCTCCTTAGCCACAGATCATCTCAACTCTTCCAATTCTTGAATATAGTATTCCTTCCCCAGTCTTGATTCCTGAGACTGctgattgtaaatgtttctcatTTGCGGCCAAAGTAATTAATTGTGATAATTATAGTTCTGGGAATGCTGCTGACCAGAGCTGTGTTTAGTGTTGATAGACCATGACTGGTGAGTAGGAGTTACCTTAGAAACTTCTTCTAGCCTCAGTGAAGGATGAGCTGCAGAGGAGGAAGTCATCTTTAGAAGCATAAGGAAATTGCCCAGGTATTTCAGTTTACAGGAttagttaaaaagaaatatgggaaacatggaaataattttaactcACAATTTTTATAGtataaaatgtttgcaaaatgaaATAGATACTGTATGcttttatcaaatataaaaaCAGGTAAAACCTATGATGACAGAAGTCAGAATAGAGTTTTCCTTTAGGATACTGTCTTGGAAAGACGTGAGGGGGCTTTGGGGTACTGGTAATACATAATTTCTTGATCTGGATGATGGTACCCTAGGTGTATTCACTCCAAAAATTCATTGGAATGAATTACACTTATTGTTTGTTTACCTTTTTGTATATACATTATAATTGAATAAAAACTTACCAAAGACTAATGGGAACATAAACATATAACCTTTAAATCAACTATTTTGTGTGTTAAATGTGTTGTGAGCAATGTGGGGAGGGATTATTAACCTACGTATTCACACTAAGGAATATGATAAacagatatttaaataatttactgaatttaaaaattatggcaTCTTGTTTTGACAATGGCCATTATGGCTTTTTAAGAAAGAACTTTTGCGTTCATATTTTATAGAATGGTTTGATGTGAAACCAAATGTGGGAGAAGCGACTCTCAATCACCTTCCTGCCCAAGCCTCTGGGCACAAATATCATTCAAAGGTTTCAAAGGGAAGAGTTGCCCCTGTTTTACGTAAGTTTTAACTCTTGGCTtcttaaaatggattttttttttttttttgcttgattttGTTCAATTAAAACTCTAAAAAAACAgttaaatagataaaatgttgGTGTCAACATTCAGTCCTCCACTCTCAATATTTGGTATGCAGTTATTTTGGTAAATGAAGGGATCATGTGGTCTGCTAAGCCGCGGATCCCTCCCTAACCTGCTGCTATTAGATCCATTTGAGTTCTGATTTATGCTTAAATAGGTGGGTCTGAAACATGTCAGGCTCATTAGAGTTCAAAGCTCAGTTCTTCAGTAGTTGGAAGATGAGTTGGTCAGCCCTGAGGCAGATATAGAGACTTGCATCCCTAGACTTCTCAACCAGTTGTATTACAAAAAGTCACTTGATTAAACCCTGTTGATTTAGAAAGCATTTATATTACAGCAAACTGTAGCCCACAGTCCAAATTCAGCCTGTTGCCTGTTTTTGTATAGTCCACAAGTTAAAagtattgtttactttttttttttttttttttttttttgagacaggtctttctctgttgcccaggctggagtgcagtgacctgatctcggctcactgcaaccaccacttcccaggttcaagcgattctcctgcctcagcctcctgagtagctgggactacaagggcatGCTGGCATGCCTGGttacctttttgtatttttgtagagatggggtctcactgtgttgcccaggctggtctcaaactcctgagctcaggctatctgcccaccttggcctcccaaagtactaggatttaatggttaaaaaaatatatatcaagctgggtacagtggctcacgactgtaatcacagcactttaggaggccgaggtgggcggatcacctgaggtcaggagttcgagaccagcctggcaaacatggtgaaaccccatctctactaaaaatacaaaaaattagctgggtgtggtgataggagcctttaatcccagctactagagaggctgaggcaggaaaatcgcttgaaccaaggaggtggatgttgcagtgagctcagatcgggccattgtacttcagcctgggcaacacgagtgaaactccctctcaaaaaaataaataaaaataaaaatagtaattccTGACCAAAAAATGCTATGAAATTCAAGTTCCCATACTCATAAATGACAGGGAGCACAGCCACTTCTGCTCATTATAGGCCTTGCTTCCGGCTGCTTCGACCCCACAACGGCAGGGCTGGCTTTCTGCCGAAGAGACTGTATAGCCTAGAAAGCtgagttgccagatttagcaaataaaaacacatggcaATGCAACAGATACCTTTGAGGACATATTTAGGACACACgtttactaaaaattattcattattcatctgaaattcaaatttaagtagGCATCCTATATTTTAACTGGCAACCCTACCACAAAGCCCAACATATTTACTCTCCAGCCCTATACAGAAAATGTCTGTGGACCTCTGCTATAGATTATGTTTCCTGAAGTGTTGAGGGATTTCACTGGGCATAAAATTCTTCGTTTACATGGAGTCTTGAGAGCAGTgccaatgtttctttttaaaaaaaaaaaattatgatttctcAGAACCTTTAATTTGCTAATATGCATTGTAAATACTAACGGGAGAGGAGCAGAATGAAGTGTTTTCCAAACTCTGATCACACATCACTGTTTAATTTTGCTTTGCTTAATGGCCTTGTAGAACTAGTGTTCCTTAGagcatacttttaaaatgtccaaACCTCAGGCCAGCTCATCAAAATCTCTTTAACTCTTCATCTACCCGAGGTATCCTAAGCACAGTAGAATCCAACGGAAATGGATAGCAATGTTTCAATGAGTAAAATGCACCCATAGTTTCAGCTTCTGATTCTAGGAATACATCTTCTCCCTCAACTTGTCTCAACCTTCTGTTGGTGACATTTGTGGTGAAAGTTCCAGCAGGGAGGGAGGTGAAGCCAGGGCAGTGGggtgaggatgggaggaggggatCAGGAGGCATGGAAGGGAAACTGCAggtgaattttgtttttgtaatgatTCACCATAATGAGTAGAGTTAAGAGTTCTTTCTCACAATTTTGTAGGAACGATGAATctactttttaatatgttttcctTATTAGAAACATATGCTTGCCTCGTTCCCCTTATGATTAATTGAATTTCACCTGGGAAGGGAAAGAGCATGCCCACCTACTTTGGGACCtgtaattaaaaagtagaaaggagTAGTCATGAGTCACAGCATGGTTTCCTTCCTAAGAAGGAGATGCAAATAGGCCAGAGAGAAAAACTGATGCCTGTTGATATTTGAATTGCTAAAGAGTATTTCCCATTTCTGTTATCATTTTTGAAAATCTTCAAGGTTCACATATGAGTTTTTAGAAAAACTGCATGCTATCATTGCTTCAGATCAGGAATCTAAGTAAAATGAATTTCTGCTTTtacaattttaataatgtataaaCTGCCATAAATAACTACTCCCAGTTTGTTCTCTACTGCTCTTGTTTATGATTCTCTGGATACACTTTTATGATTTGCTTTCACCTCAATAGTCTTACTCTCCTTGGAAAAGCAGATAGGTTTATGGAAGCCCTCACTGGACAAGGTAGACCAGGACGGGAACGTgaacatacatttatttgtttacttgtctCAATCCTATTCCAGATATGACTTGGATTCTCTTAATCTAGACACACAGTAAATTAATGAACGATGTGAATTCAGCTTTGGTAATTATATGGATGAGAACTGTTAAATGTTAAACAGTTTTGTTCTAAATTTGTTCCAAGGACGTCATTTCAGTTTCTGCTAAGAGGGTAGTAGAGTGAATAGTTTAGGTCAGCTACTGTAGTTTGATAGTCAATGGAAGGAGGAGATGCAAACACACTAGACTGTAGGAACTTAACTTGATTTTACTATTTAAGATTGCACATAATGGCACTGAAATCAGGCTGTTCACCCAAAGATCTTCTAATTATCAAATAGGGTGGCCAAAATTAATTGTTAGGTAGGTTGTtacctttgcttttttcttttgataacaCTCAAGTTCTCTACTTGTTTACCCAAATTTAGTATCTAGAAAAACTATGGGCCACTGGGAATATAGATGTCCTAGTTGCCACTGGCCCCTCCCATTAGAACTGAGTGACCTAAAGAGTCTGGGTGGCTAGCTGGAATGCCTCCGTGGAATCAGAGTTCCATAAACTGTGTTATGAATCATGGACATTTGTCAAATCTAAAtacaaaattgtgccactgttgCCTCAGCTGCTTTCTGAAGCAATATCTAAGAATAGTTGAGTCATATTCAGTGTCAGATGCACCAAAATAAGCCCTGGATATTTTTAGGCATGGCTGATGACTTTTGGAAGTGGCTGacatccagattttttttatccATGAGTACTATAATGCATGATTTAAATATTCTTGTTTACCAGGCATTTAGATTAACTGTGCTTGACCCGTTGTCAATGATTCTgcatatatttgatatattagGTATTCTGATGcttgtataaatatttaataaccatgaattgattttaattttatttaaatgtcccAGCACATATAGGTAATGGTGGGAATTCACATAAAGAAATACACGTGAAGCAAGCTCATTCTCATGACTGTTATGAAACCTATcagaaacatggaaaagaaaCCTCAAAAAGCACCTGTCAAATGGCTTTGAAGAAGTGATGCCACGATCTCTCGCCATACTAAATAAACAGAAGCACCTAGTTTTGGGTGTATTTcagtaataaataaattagagtgGTGCCTTTTCCATAATTATGTTAAAGaacatttcttttccattcagtttgtttattcaacatctatgccaggcactgttgaaaatacaaaatcaaataaattaatgcaaaatgagcaaaaataatttaaaaggtatAAACACAATTCACCATGATGAGTAAGAGTTCTTTCTCCTAATTTTGTAGGAATGGTGAATctactttttaatatgttttcctTGCTAGAAATTAAAAGCTACTGCTTTGCctattatatatttacacataatatttattaaattttattctgaataATTATTATACTTTGGCCCATAGAACATCTTGATCATCTCCAAGAACAGCCTGAACTTaaaccagtaaaaaaaaataggcgCCCCTCCTATTGATAGCAAGTTGTGGGGAAATAAAATCACACTTTTCTTGGAATTTGGTTCTGCTGTTTAGCAAAACCTTTAGTTCAGTTTAAAAGTTCCCACTGGTTGCTGCTATGCCCCATGTTTTACCTGAAGGGAAACAAAAGCAGACTAGTGTCCTGAAAACTAATGATCTTTTATATATTCATGGTAACTTTATATTTCATATGTGGAAACTTTTTAACTGGTGTTATTCATGTTTTGATACTGGCTCATTAACAGTCTCATTTGACATCCAAGATGGGTATTACTTTCATCAATTTCCAGCTAAATGTACcagtttttctgcatttttgaaaGTTCAGACTGTTTTATTAGCACTTCTACCTCCAAAGAGATGTCcttattaaattttacatttttagatagATGATAATATTTAAGAAGACTAAGAGAGCCCTGATGATACAGGTAACTTATTGGGAATGTGTTCAAAATTCAGTTTTATCTGCGGTAAGAGATCTAGGTCAAATGCATCTCTTAACCAGCTGTAAGTAATGTATCTGTTGTCTCACATTCTCATGGGACAATCCAAAGCACAAAATtatgagaataattttttaatctttatagtTTCTTTGGAAAGCGTTTGAGAAACAAATCTCTGAagctcagccatgaaaaagatcCAGAAAAGAGGATTAGTTTTGGGTAAAGAGTCAAATAATAAGTTTCTTTGTCCCCTTGATCCTGTTTTCAATCTCCTGAAAAGCTAAACACTCATGACCTGACTATGGTAAGTGCCCAAGAATCCTGTGGAACCTATAGAGActgtggaaaatataaaatagtctGTGGGCTTCATTACATACTGATTATGTAAATGAAGATAGCAAGGATGGTCAAAGTGGTCAAGAGCTTCTCGAGGATGAGTTGTGCATAGAAGCCAACACTACAGGCATATCTTCAAAAAACCATTTACTTCAAAAAGAATCTTTGACAGAAGGAAGCAATGACATTTTCTAGGAGCTATAGTGGCTGCTATATGAATTAACCTTTTCAATAGAAAGAATGCTTATGGGAATAGAAGCTACTATGACATAGCATTTGTATTAGTaagcattttccccattttatagtaATTTTGGGGTATATTGTAGTGAATGTTTCTAAAGTGAAGAATCAGCCTCTGGAACAATTCAGTGAAGTGATTTTCCTAGGTTACTGTGTAGGGTAACAACTCCGACAGCTTAGCCCTTTCACAGCTCTGATGACTCTGATCCAAGCATTTATGGAGAAACACTGgtctttcaatgatgttttggGAAAACAGATGACTGTTCATCTTAGCAAGTAACTATGTCATATCGAAATGTAacagtaatatttattaaaatttaaaggaCCTGAAATACATACATCCATATAAATCTAGATAATGACATGCCAAATTATAGCACAAACAGGATATATAATTTTAGCATGAAAGTACATATTTCATTTAGGTATAGATATCTCAAAGATTTGgtagaataaacatttattaagagtTGACTATAAAGATGTCTTCTGTATTACTGATATACTAAATATGAATCcctaaattttacaaataatttgtgAGGCTCTATATTCAGAATACCTTTTGACTTAAAATCAAAAGGGTATAAATGTTACGAGGACAACAAAATACAATCATTGCTCTAATACAATCATGTTCCTGAACATCTGGACAATTTcatcaaaatgtatatatatatacacatacatacacatatttcatatatatacgtatatatatttcatttgtcttaattgacattaaaatatattttcacaacATGTAACTATTTTGATGTTGTAATTTTGTGAACCACCCGGTAACTGCTTTTACAGGCAAAATATTTTCCCaatgctttaaaaatcatttaaacctGCATATTTAAACCTACAAAGTAATTATTGGTAATATGAACATtttcaaatagtaaaataaattcatattattTGCTTGGGTTTCATGCATATGAAATCTAATAAAATacttctataaattaaaaaatttgtttttcatattaaGGCACAATATATACAGATTGACAGAGTCAAATGACATAATTCTATGAAAAACCAATAGTTATAATTAATAAGAAGCAGACATTGTAGAAATCAAAGATAGTAGAAGGATGGTCACATCAACCCGAATTAGATTTCAGACAGAAATTGGGTTGCTCTTCTATTGTATTTATGTGTTTAAAGACTTgcaaatttttttcatcttttatacataaaaatattatattcctacattcattaaaaatacagaagaaagtaATGATTGTGTATATACTTAATGATATCCTTTGAAGTATTTAAGCACAAAAAGataggcttatttatttattttaaaataaaattaaaagaatgacaGTAGGATTGAGGCTGCCATTTTTAAGTGAGGGGTTTTTAGTACGTAGGTGCCAGTTAATCCTCCTCATCTGAGAAAAATTTAAGTTAGGGATATTACTAAGAGTTTACAAAAATACTTCTCAGGTACTCTTTTTACTATCCATTGCATCTCTGAGTTACATATATTCTCttctataatatttattattgtttttataaaatggaatttaaacctGTAATGTCTTTTTGAGTCTATGTGCTCAGTatgatacatagatacataacatatatatttttccagcTTTAAGAAGTTTTGTTaaggttttaaaaacattttaaatgcgaCAAGTTTAAAGATAATAAAAGCCACAAATATTCTAGTTATATGCGATTACCCTTTAGTCAGACAAAAACATCTATATTGCAAATCTTGTAAAACAACTTGAGTATCAAAATTCTTTTAGTATGCATTAATTTAATAAGTTTCAAAGTCAGAATTCTAGTCCAACTGAAATATATGTAGTCACATATCAGCCTTTTCATAGCTTTgcactttaaaaaacattttaaaagttaaattgacATATCTAAAAATTCAACCAGTATCTctttacaaacatttatttaaaactaattttcatCATATaaattgtatgtgtgttttttcttttttttgagatggagtttcaatcttt from Callithrix jacchus isolate 240 chromosome 3, calJac240_pri, whole genome shotgun sequence includes:
- the SPATA4 gene encoding LOW QUALITY PROTEIN: spermatogenesis-associated protein 4 (The sequence of the model RefSeq protein was modified relative to this genomic sequence to represent the inferred CDS: inserted 2 bases in 1 codon), with the protein product MAACGQGKGYLTSQAAALAKSTSLLPQLAAPTPGRPKKCLVYPHIPKSSHLSPAVLRWLQGLDLSFFPRNINRDFSNGFLIAEIFCIYYPWELKLSSFENGTSLKVKLDNWAQLEKFLARKKFKLPKELIYGTIHCKVGVPEILIQEVYTLLTHREIKSIQDDFVNFTDYSYQMRLPLVSRSTLSKSIKDNIRLSELLSNPNMLSNELKVEFLTVLHVLQRKLGRKLNPEWFDVKPNVGEATLNHLPAQASGHKYHSKVSKGRVAPVLPHIGNGGNSHKEIHVKQAHSHXTVMKPIRNMEKKPQKAPVKWL